One window of Dysidea avara chromosome 11, odDysAvar1.4, whole genome shotgun sequence genomic DNA carries:
- the LOC136238757 gene encoding DCN1-like protein 5 isoform X1, whose protein sequence is MPKVKSKRRSGSEEVSVVKKSRTAERNSKAVIVNGCARDGHDSSDPKVLEQRRKQWFNKYAEGEEIGPEGVENFCYDLGVEPEDIVMLVIAWHMKAKRMGYFTRSEWMEGLQDLQCSKLDDLKRKLDSLRCELDNSTMFKDIYKYSYDFAKDKDQRSMDLELAIGMLTLLLASRWNLHADFITYLKEQGQYKVINRDQWVNILEFSRTISDDLLNYDINGAWPVLLDEYVEWQKARNDGDSTN, encoded by the exons ATGCCTAAGGTTAAGAGCAAGCGAAGGTCTGGATCTGAAGAGGTTTCTGTGGTAAAAAAGTCACGTACAGCTGAAAGAAA TTCTAAGGCGGTGATAGTTAATGGCTGTGCACGGGACGGACATGACTCCAGCGATCCTAAAGTTCTTGAACAACGTCGTAAACAGTGGTTCAACAAGTACGCGG AGGGGGAAGAAATTGGACCTGAAGGAGTGGAAAATTTTTGCTATGATTTAGGAGTAGAACCAGAAGAT ATTGTCATGTTGGTTATTGCTTGGCACATGAAGGCCAAACGTATGGGCTACTTCACAAGGTCTGAGTGGATGGAAGGCTTGCAGGATCTACA GTGTAGCAAATTGGATGACTTGAAAAGGAAATTAGACAGCCTACGTTGTGAGCTAGATAATTCTACAATGTTTAAAGACATTTATAAATATTCCTATGACTTTGCTAAG GACAAAGACCAACGTAGTATGGATCTTGAACTTGCAATTGGAATGTTAACCTTGTTACTTGCAAGTCGATGGAACTTACATGCGGACTTCATAACTTACCTTAAG GAACAAGGTCAATACAAGGTTATTAATAGAGACCAGTGGGTGAATATATTAGAGTTTAGTAGGACAATTAGTGATGATTTGTTGAACTATGACATTAACGGAGCAT GGCCAGTTTTATTGGATGAGTACGTTGAATGGCAGAAGGCAAGGAACGATGGAGACTCCACAAACTAG
- the LOC136238756 gene encoding uncharacterized protein has protein sequence MIALLVTLAATVTAASIIPPKCEPLDKDIICKCRGHNQTYFPNDRFSSQRGAKQQFAEFDDLIRSNCSPHLVSFLCSRYFPPCDPKWPFDYIPPCKELCLEVKQDCEPILRAYGGWPDELKCNQFKSYNPRKPCVSVSNDTSFESTTSTECSIKEQCVDISHPKAKSLQANYKTYFPTTEFKSSSEADEKFDVVVKGKQWPTEVERLLLLTHYPSCNETNDTVQLLYPCKHVCRQVKRSFESQNNYKGMTWPDHVDCSRLPKSNCIDDVSVYFSAPLVTQPPVKTCKDVVVSSCSVLNKIPGLPSVEFPEDNATFAKYAKFLDSGCSQWLKPFLCYEAFSAHRIGNPGQLVKPCRNICRKAQTECSSCFKQHGITWDDLWNCKDFQVKGECIGLKDLGNYQDGLSAHQCPTVEDNSICS, from the coding sequence ATGATTGCCCTTCTGGTGACTTTAGCCGCTACAGTAACAGCCGCGAGTATTATACCTCCGAAATGCGAGCCGTTAGATAAGGACATTATCTGCAAGTGCCGGGGACACAACCAGACTTATTTTCCCAATGACAGATTTAGCAGTCAGAGAGGAGCCAAACAGCAGTTTGCAGAGTTTGATGATCTAATTAGGTCCAACTGCTCTCCCCATCTGGTGTCGTTCCTGTGCTCCCGCTATTTCCCACCCTGTGATCCAAAGTGGCCATTTGATTACATACCTCCTTGCAAAGAGCTCTGCCTTGAGGTGAAGCAAGACTGTGAGCCGATCTTACGAGCCTATGGTGGCTGGCCTGATGAGTTGAAGTGCAACCAATTCAAGAGCTACAATCCAAGGAAACCCTGTGTCAGTGTCAGTAACGATACAAGCTTTGAATCAACCACGAGTACTGAGTGTAGCATTAAAGAACAGTGTGTGGACATTTCTCACCCAAAAGCTAAATCCTTGCAAGCAAATTATAAGACATATTTTCCCACGACAGAGTTTAAATCTTCAAGTGAAGCTGATGAAAAGTTTGATGTAGTTGTCAAGGGCAAGCAGTGGCCTACAGAAGTGGAACGTCTTTTACTTCTCACCCATTATCCTTCATGTAATGAAACCAATGATACAGTGCAATTGCTATATCCATGCAAGCATGTTTGCAGGCAGGTGAAGAGAAGCTTTGaatcacaaaataattataaaggCATGACATGGCCTGACCATGTTGACTGCTCCCGGCTACCTAAATCCAATTGTATAGATGATGTATCTGTCTATTTCTCTGCACCTTTAGTAACACAGCCACCAGTAAAGACTTGTAAGGATGTTGTTGTAAGTAGCTGTAGTGTATTAAATAAAATCCCTGGCCTTCCATCAGTGGAGTTTCCTGAAGATAATGCCACATTTGCCAAGTATGCTAAATTTCTGGACAGTGGTTGTTCTCAATGGCTGAAGCCATTTCTATGTTATGAAGCATTTTCAGCTCATCGTATTGGAAACCCTGGTCAGCTTGTCAAGCCATGTAGGAACATATGCAGGAAAGCTCAGACTGAGTGCTCATCTTGTTTCAAGCAACATGGCATAACCTGGGATGACCTTTGGAATTGCAAAGACTTCCAAGTGAAGGGAGAATGCATCGGACTAAAAGACTTAGGCAACTATCAAGATGGACTATCTGCACATCAGTGTCCTACAGTTGAAGATAACAGTATTTGTTCATAA
- the LOC136238757 gene encoding DCN1-like protein 5 isoform X2: MPKVKSKRRSGSEEVSVVKKSRTAERNSKAVIVNGCARDGHDSSDPKVLEQRRKQWFNKYAEGEEIGPEGVENFCYDLGVEPEDIVMLVIAWHMKAKRMGYFTRSEWMEGLQDLQCSKLDDLKRKLDSLRCELDNSTMFKDIYKYSYDFAKDKDQRSMDLELAIGMLTLLLASRWNLHADFITYLKEQGQYKVINRDQWVNILEFSRTISDDLLNYDINGASN, from the exons ATGCCTAAGGTTAAGAGCAAGCGAAGGTCTGGATCTGAAGAGGTTTCTGTGGTAAAAAAGTCACGTACAGCTGAAAGAAA TTCTAAGGCGGTGATAGTTAATGGCTGTGCACGGGACGGACATGACTCCAGCGATCCTAAAGTTCTTGAACAACGTCGTAAACAGTGGTTCAACAAGTACGCGG AGGGGGAAGAAATTGGACCTGAAGGAGTGGAAAATTTTTGCTATGATTTAGGAGTAGAACCAGAAGAT ATTGTCATGTTGGTTATTGCTTGGCACATGAAGGCCAAACGTATGGGCTACTTCACAAGGTCTGAGTGGATGGAAGGCTTGCAGGATCTACA GTGTAGCAAATTGGATGACTTGAAAAGGAAATTAGACAGCCTACGTTGTGAGCTAGATAATTCTACAATGTTTAAAGACATTTATAAATATTCCTATGACTTTGCTAAG GACAAAGACCAACGTAGTATGGATCTTGAACTTGCAATTGGAATGTTAACCTTGTTACTTGCAAGTCGATGGAACTTACATGCGGACTTCATAACTTACCTTAAG GAACAAGGTCAATACAAGGTTATTAATAGAGACCAGTGGGTGAATATATTAGAGTTTAGTAGGACAATTAGTGATGATTTGTTGAACTATGACATTAACGGAGCAT CAAACTGA
- the LOC136237725 gene encoding tripartite motif-containing protein 2-like, whose translation MADAALNRLKCSVCLNTYNIPKTLPCLHTFCKDCIEECIKKRPSAFGHDLGLSENDMSCPNCRQIHTLPAGGVDEIPTNFEIRGIIEILQGNPIQTRTASPSTAKCKECSEKAIECFCEPCGKLLCAMCALENHKKDDPQRLNVAFSKHKMSIDEAIGDVVTGCLEVDNALRRNMEVLNKLTQDAGNCASTIKTIFASFRSHLDDREKDLLLAVDKVQQGKTSMLDSQRIKLETLKTELNEAVSNASKFLNDDIVDFFNDKDAVKEMLMKKVEQVCESRLEPVCDAFIEQSCPPADVVNINSALDRFGAVYCQVSAEHCTAEGKGLVETVVDNESQFTITLRDMFGNPCREELSEVWVDIRPVTDQLKPVILHSQYQPEPDGTYNVKYTITERETIAINVTVNSTPIKGTPFTVMPSTHDFRKGIDFSKVTSDIHEAGGCAIGIHGEVIITDTQRSSVMVFNSQFELVKRFGSKGSSKGNFSSPKGLAIDSRNTLFIADSGNNRVVVSNVDGDSFKSFGTYGADRKEFVLPSDVALGQNKDQQQLIFVADTYNHRIQVLNHIGLFVAKFGSEGTGHGCFKFPQGVTTSTDGLVFVSDTGNKRIQVFSPNWKFLHIFDELIPEKLPISKPLRITASEDNYILIADQKGVIIANSRGELIKVIEDYKPIAICCTRIRELGTFLTICEAKHAYLGQPS comes from the coding sequence ATGGCCGATGCAGCCCTGAATCGACTGAAGTGCTCGGTTTGTTTGAACACTTATAACATTCCTAAGACGCTACCGTGTTTACACACCTTCTGCAAGGATTGTATTGAAGAATGCATCAAGAAGAGACCGAGTGCGTTTGGCCACGACCTTGGATTGTCAGAAAACGACATGAGTTGTCCAAATTGTCGCCAGATACACACTCTACCGGCAGGTGGTGTTGATGAGATCCCCACGAACTTTGAGATACGCGGGATTATCGAAATTCTCCAAGGAAACCCCATACAAACACGTACTGCTTCACCCTCAACTGCTAAATGTAAAGAGTGCTCGGAAAAAGCAATCGAGTGCTTCTGTGAGCCTTGTGGAAAATTACTGTGTGCTATGTGTGCCTTGGAGAACCATAAAAAGGATGATCCGCAAAGATTAAATGTGGCCTTTAGCAAGCACAAGATGTCAATTGATGAGGCCATTGGAGATGTGGTAACTGGTTGTCTAGAAGTTGACAATGCATTGAGGAGGAACATGGAAGTGTTAAACAAGCTGACGCAGGATGCCGGCAACTGTGCCAGCACTATCAAAACAATTTTTGCTTCTTTCCGGTCTCACCTCGATGATCGAGAAAAGGATTTACTGCTAGCAGTAGACAAAGTTCAGCAAGGAAAGACCAGCATGCTTGACAGTCAACGAATAAAGTTGGAAACCCTAAAAACAGAGCTAAATGAGGCTGTTAGCAATGCTTCAAAGTTTCTCAATGATGACATAGTTGATTTCTTTAATGACAAGGATGCAGTGAAGGAGATGTTGATGAAAAAAGTTGAACAAGTGTGTGAGAGCCGGTTGGAACCTGTCTGTGATGCTTTCATTGAGCAGAGCTGTCCACCAGCAGATGTAGTAAATATTAACAGTGCACTTGATCGATTTGGTGCAGTTTACTGTCAAGTTAGTGCTGAGCACTGTACAGCAGAGGGCAAAGGTTTGGTGGAAACAGTTGTGGATAACGAGTCGCAGTTTACAATCACACTGCGTGACATGTTTGGAAATCCTTGTCGAGAAGAACTCTCTGAGGTCTGGGTTGATATTCGTCCTGTGACTGACCAGCTTAAACCAGTCATCCTTCATTCCCAATACCAACCTGAGCCTGATGGTACTTACAATGTCAAGTATACTATCACAGAAAGAGAAACCATTGCCATTAATGTAACAGTTAACAGCACTCCGATCAAGGGGACCCCCTTTACTGTTATGCCGTCAACTCACGATTTTAGGAAAGGCATTGATTTCTCTAAAGTGACTTCAGACATTCACGAAGCTGGAGGATGTGCCATTGGCATTCATGGAGAAGTCATTATCACGGACACACAGCGATCGTCAGTGATGGTGTTCAACTCACAGTTTGAACTAGTGAAAAGATTTGGCAGCAAGGGTAGCAGCAAAGGAAACTTTAGCTCACCAAAGGGCCTAGCCATAGACAGCCGCAATACATTGTTCATTGCAGACTCAGGAAACAATCGTGTAGTAGTGTCAAATGTTGACGGTGATAGCTTCAAGTCATTTGGAACTTATGGTGCTGATCGTAAAGAGTTTGTACTTCCGAGTGATGTTGCTCTGGGACAAAACAAAGACCAACAACAACTAATCTTTGTCGCTGATACCTACAATCACCGTATACAGGTTCTTAATCATATCGGCCTATTCGTTGCTAAGTTTGGATCAGAAGGGACTGGACACGGTTGCTTTAAATTTCCCCAAGGTGTAACAACAAGCACTGATGGACTTGTTTTTGTAAGTGACACTGGGAACAAGAGAATCCAAGTGTTCTCTCCAAACTGGAAATTTCTACATATCTTTGATGAATTGATACCTGAAAAATTACCAATTTCAAAACCTCTCAGGATTACGGCTAGTGAAGACAATTACATTCTTATTGCTGACCAAAAGGGCGTGATCATTGCAAACAGCAGGGGAGAGTTAATCAAAGTTATAGAAGATTACAAGCCTATTGCCATCTGCTGTACTCGCATTAGGGAGCTCGGAACATTTCTAACCATCTGTGAGGCAAAGCATGCATACCTAGGCCAACCCAGCTAG